In the genome of Melitaea cinxia chromosome 4, ilMelCinx1.1, whole genome shotgun sequence, the window tattttacgtTTGTTACGCTTAGCTGGTTTCTAAAATTCACCggcaatttattataaattctaaGTATTAGGTAGCTTACACGTTCGCCTGCCGTAACAATTCGAAGTTTTAGCGTTCGTGATCAGAAAGATATTTCTGATGGGTCCTCCTTGTGACAATTTTAGCATCTAAAGGCATAAGAAACCGCTGAGAGATAAGGAATTGATAAATCAATAGCGCACACTCAACCTTCTCAAATAACGGCATTATTTCACAGTAGCTAAATAAGGCACGATAGTTTTCCTTGAACTTAATATTATCTGTTATTCATTTGTTAAAACTTATCAAAAGTGAAACTTTAGATACGTAAAGTTTACTGTAAGCGCAAgcaatatgataaataaataattatctaattttcaataataaatcttatttttaacGGTTGTAAATCGAATCATTGCTGCTCGCGGAGCTAATATTGCCAGAAGAAGTACTTCTAGTTTGAAGAGAAAACGCATCTGCATCTGCTCTCTCCTGAGTATAATTATTCGTGTTCTCCCTTTTCAAGATAGGCCACCGAATCCATTGTCTTTTGTATGAGACATAACCAATAAGTATTACTACGAGAACCGACAGACCTACAGCCATTCCAATAATACCAGCTTGGTATTGATTATTGTAGTAATTATCTGTGAAATAGAATTTCCTAAAGTTATtctatattattcatttttatttttcaattttattttatactgattaattttaataaaaactggaCACGCAACTGAAGTTTAGACCTTAAGAATAATcaccgtgatatttaaaaatatatttacgtatcTATTCCCGCCGAGAGATGTGCGGTAAAACGTCAGTCTCGGAGCAGGTCGTGTCACagctcatatattttttttaatttcacttcccatttttttcatacaacgggtcttatatcgtttcttaaggagtaaagCTAAAAATAACTCACCATTGATGTAAACATATATGGTATCACTCGACTCCGAAATTTCATTATCAACTACGGCAGCACAAGTCCAGTTACCGATATCCTCCTCTTgtacagataaaatatttaatgagcAGTCCCCAGCATTAAGGTCTCTCCCAGGTGTAAAATAGAACCGATTTAATATCGCGCTAAAATGACATGTAACAAGTATTAAGTGCAATTTAAagtgatattattattagattcgttacaaaaactaaattaattccACCTGTAAAGTTATTATTTCGAATTATGACttccttaaatattttacttaaatggtatatatttacaaagacCTATTTCAATTTAACTACCTACGTGTAGACgttgatttataaataacttactTTTCCGGTGTGACTGACGAGTCAATGTTCATTCCGACTGAAGTAGGTGATAGGAATCGACAATAGTTTAATGGCCTTCTATTATTTGCCGTATGGCAATATAGTGTTGCATTCCCACCAATATTTACTTGCATATCTTTTTGATTCGCAGCTAATGGTCCCGTAACCCGCACTTGAACCGAATCGGACATTTCTACACCTAAACTTTGTCGAGGCCCCATATAACATGACCATTTACCATCATCACCACTTGAAGCATGCGCAAATGTTATACCACAATCACCTACTTCAAGACTCTGACCGGTATACCTAAAATAATtggaatttactttttatttactttcataaCTTATATgagcaatttattttttaatatatatttacaattgttACCAAAAAAGCTGTTCTTCGCCCACAAGTGGCACAGGAGTGAATTGAGTTCCATTAGGATGTTGAAACCAACAATAACTTAGAGAAACCTTAGAACTACAAGTTATTGTAAACGGAGAATCTTCTTCAACGAAAATTGTTCTTATTTCGTCATCACTTCTTTTGTTTCTCGCCAAATTAgctgttaaataaatagttttgacAATATATAACATCAAACAACATAGAAGCTATTTTATCAGTATTacaattgtataatatttacacgatttcattatttataattacatttttttacccTTTAATATACTTACTTGGTGCAATGCTTAGCAAAGCTTGCATAGGTGTCTGCTGTACGATCTGGTTACCAACAAACATTTGCACTCCAACAGAACAGCGCCAAGTTCCATAATCTTGCGCCGTTGGCCTCTCTATTGTCATTCCACATTGCTTAAAAGCAAAACCTTGGCCATAATAGCTACGAAGTAAAagatttgacaaaaaaaagttaatcatgaaaaataaaaagtatatcttatattatgttacaaataaaaacaaattacctATGGCTACCATCACTTAAACCATCGACGACGTTATACCCATAATTACTCGTTGTCCTCTGAAATCGGCAAAATGTCACGTTTTTCGTTGTATGCAAAATATTGCAATAAAGAtgcaatttattattactttctcGTACATATCCCACATCCAAACGTTCcgctaaaatatatatgaatttaaataattcttttaatgCATTAAGCATTACAATCTAAATATGTTTGTGAAAACAACTTACTTTGCACAGTAACATGTCGATTGGCTTGAAGTTCGGTGACACGGCCGGGCAGACCTAAATATATTTGCCAGTTTCCTTGAACGGCTCTCGTTGTTCGATCTAATGTGACACTACAGTTACCAGGTACTAGGGAACTTTCTGAAAATGGCCTTGCTACAACACAATATGCATtgtgtaatgatgataattcaACTTTCGTTCCCGTTTCTCCATCTTGAAGTGATATTGGTGGTGCCGTCGTCGTAATCGTGTTATCTAAACGCGTAACAGAATGTTATTcatatgtaaaaatacaaacatatttacttataaatatttcaaattcaaCTACCTAGTACATGTACTTCAGTCCAGCCTGTAATTGATTTTGAACTGCTATTTGAGGCAGTCAGGCGCCAGCGACCCCCATCTTGTAAAGTTATATTCCGCACTCTAACACCGCAGCCGTCACTCCATTCTTGATACCTTCATATAGTCCAGTAGATAAACGTTTATATACAGTATTgcataaacatattaaaaaaaaaactacctacTTTAAAAGAAATGGAATCTCATATAACTAACCACTTACAAAGACATTAAGTAATTgtaccctaacctaacctaaattTATCATACTTACTACACTTCTTACTACTTATTACACTGATATAATTTTACAACgaactcaaataaaaaatacaaacgtcGCTGAAATATCGATCCTGTGTAAGTAAAATCCTGTGtgataaaaacttaaaacctcgtaaaataaaactaaataaaatatttgtatttttttattataattaatattcttatttattttatttatattttttatttgaagtttagtaatataaaaatatttgaagtataataaagagtaactaaataaataggtattacAAAGGTTAACTCGAAAAATTTACTTACTTATTACTAGGCGGTGATTTTACATCAAATTTAAGTCCTAATGGATCAGATACCGTACAAGTGGTTTGGTCTTCTAAATTTTCACGTAGTTTTATAAGAACTTCGTTTCCTTTTGCAACATGAATAGACGTTGGCCACCCTAAGCCATTTTGAGCAAGAAGTTTATTTTCGAACATAAGGTCAATTCCAACTTGACACcaaatatttggaaaaaaacCTGTTCgcaagaaattaaaattaaatcgagTAGGTATTTAAAGTAACTTTAAATTGACAGTAACTCCACTGCACTCTTACCgaaaattaagtaatatatgaaatatattgatatcatttcacttattaattattatatcttattttattaatagcacTTCACACTAATAACGTTCACCGATCTAAATGAGACAGTGCCGCAATAAACATACGGCAAATATCGTAGGTACTATTTATCAACACTGATTTGACTGATAAcaaataacgatttttttttaaataatcatattaatttttttccgaTTTAGTAGTGCGATTAGTTGCCATAATACGACCTGCTGCAGGTTCGGTTCTCGCTCCAGACATACTTTCgaattagtacaaatatttgcttCTGATCTGGGTGTATATCCTTGTAGTTGTAGGTCTCCCTGGCGCCTCTTGGTAAGCACATACAGTGGTCGGTTCTAGTtactatttaaaacatttagtaGGTAATCAAAAAAAATAGAGAAATTATCAAAGGTGTCATGGAGGTAAAACTTTTAGGAATTTTCAAAACGCTACTACTCTGAAAAAGTTTTTGTCTAAAAAGTCGACGGACGTGTAATGTATTGGTACGTTTAAGCAATTTAACTTTTTCCACAAAGGTTTTTAATATCGCAACTGAGGTACCTAATTAGATatacgcaattttttttaagataacaTTAATCGGTCTCAAGAGTCGAATTCGTAATATACCTATTTGTTCCCAGACAAAACACGAATTCCACGCATGATAAGATCCTATCTTGTCTACTATTATAattcgtttttaaccgacttcaaaaaaaggaggaggttactcaattcgaccgtatatattttttttatgtatgttcggagataatttcttcgtttatgaaccgattttgataattcttttttgttggaaaggagatatccatagtttggtaccatgataaggaaaccaggatctgatgatgggatcccagagaaatcgagggaaactttcaaaaatcgtaatggtgactagtaaatttaatcatgttttcattaagtactaaaAGATCtcatgatggagaagaaagatagtcgagggaactcatcaacaatttatagcaattacctggtttttgaacttaattcgtttctattgatgagaactttgcacctgtatgagttataagtgccattacagtctgatgatggaaacgaaagatagtcgagggaacttttcaacgactTACaccaattacctgctgtttgaacttaattcgtttctattgatgagaactttgcatctatatgagttacaagtgccattacagtctgatgatggagacgaaagatagtcgagggaacttttcaacgatttatagcaattacctgctgtgtgatcatctgtgtcgcaggaccaggtttgatgatggagcccataaacactcgagggaatttctcaacaatttacagcagttaccttttgctgtttaacaaccgctttgatataatggtgcatgtgccgtgtcggcggcgcctaaacaccgacggtcgcgggttctatttccgctcggagtggatattaatgtttatacaaatatttattttcggtctagttgttaatctttgtggttctcccaacctagcctcagagagcacgctaggctgtcagtcccggttgttattacgtacacctgatagcgaactttactcatagtatgtcgacgcgttagcgcagcggtcacagcaccggctgttgcgctggcgttagtgggttcaatctccgcgcacgacagacatttgtattggccatatagatgtttgtcattgtctgggtgtttgtgcttgtgtattgtgtatgtttccggacccccgacacaaaagaaaaagcatccttgttaggtctacccatcgctaaaaattgtaaaataaaataatttttaacaaaaaaaaaaccgacttcaaacaggaaactaaaaagtgaaaaataaatttacttagtacaaagtaattcgtattttgatttagttaatcagaaatgattaataaatattttataattttgaagttggtgcctatgttttttttttcctattgaGCTTCTAATACCGAGAACTTTTCAAGATGAgtgaactcatttttttttatatataactagatcacccaacaagcgtaaggctcacttggtggtaagcgattaccgtagcctactcactaacaggaacacaaaactgcttgaaagcagcgttatttagctgtgatcttctgtaaggtcgaggtactaccccagtcgggctgctccatattttgagcaggatatttcttgctgtgccctacctcaataactACTAAGTATGGTCATCAAATTTTACTATTTCCATCCAGaccataaaaagttattgtgtgTAATGTTCTTAACTACAATATCTGCAGGTAAGCGCATCATCTCACTACATAATGGAAAAAATTTGAGGAACGAATTTCAGTTTTAGTAGATCAACGTGGCAAATATTAGCACAAGAACTGAATTATAGATAAAGAGATGATGAGAAGTGTGTGTAATGATGTCAAATCGTTTTCATTGATAGTATCATATTGTGTCagcaaaaattcaaagaaactaTATTTAGAAGGTGTGGATAGTGCTTCTCTAGTGTATAGCATATACACGGAATGGtttgattctaaaaaaatatagtgacaAAGCAAATAAATAGGAATATACTTAACGCAAACTTTTAAATTGGCTTTCATAAGCCTAAAAAAAGATCTCTATGATACTTGTCACACATATACGAAAGTAAAGAATCAcctacaaatgaaaaataatcagTAGATAAAGATGAAACTAAGTCGAATGAAGAAGTATTAGCAGctacttttgattttgaaaaagttttgataacaccacatatatatgtaagcgtgttttactacaaaatgaaATTGTCTACCTTAAACTTTACGTTCTATAATTTGTCTAACAAAATAGCTACATGTTTTATGTGCCACGAAGCTATTGCAAAACGTTGTGCAAATGAAGTTTCAGGTTgactttatcaatatatatataagaaaacgcATATAGTCTAGGCAGAAATTTTGGTCCGACTATAGCCCGGGTCAGAACAGGAACGGAAGGAAGGTTTTTTCTCTATACTTGCTTGCAGTAAAAGAATTTGGAGTCACGATTACTCACTGTTTCATGGAGAAGGGTCATACTCAAAATGAAGGGGATAGTGTGCATTCAATCATCGAGCGCGTAGTGAACGCAAAATGCTATATTATATACCAGAGGAATGGTGCTGCCTCGTTCGCTGGGCCAAAGCTGAAGGTGAACCTTATGAAGTTAAAGTGATGATAACTCCagaaatattggattttaaatccttgctttgaattatattaattacactggacacatatgaaatatgtaacagTTATGACACAGTTTTGAcagaatttaatatgaatataatttttaggatATCACAATTTTTATCAGAATTCTATAATGTATGGAAAGGAATCTTCTTGGATGAAGAAGACTGATTTTCATTGATTAatctaaaacatattaatataagtctTAGATTTAACCAAATCTTTGATTACTACCCAAGTGTcttattaaatctaaataattattatagaagattttgtgttttgtttagtaGATTTTAGTTATGCCACCAATTGTTGATTGTCAATAAGAAGATtgatttgatttagttaatctgaatattagttttaaaaaaacaaaagctgtaATTATTTGTTGAGTTATTTCATCGTCTCAGacgatcacagtccactgctggacatgggcctccataagtttacgccaaaaatggcatgaactcgtgtgttttgcccatagtcaccacactgggcagggagttggtgaccgcagggctggctttgtcgcaccgaagacgctgctgcccgtcttcggcctgtgtatttcaaagccagcagttggatggttatcccgccatcggtcggctttgttagttccaaggtagtagtggaactgtgttatcccttagtcgcctcttacgacacccccgGGAAGAGGGCTAGGGTGAGAGGGTGGTTGAGTTATTTAAGTGaaaagaaacattttgtatttattttgacgattccttttattcaacaaacttttctttgttatttctaaataaatatattcacttttttaaatttttggtgtttgttttttagtaatatttacatacgacatacatttgttataaatactaaCAATGAACAATGACGTAAATGGCATTTCCGACAAGCAATCATCAATTCCGTACAAGCAACAATGTCGGTTGTGGTACATCTGACAAATCAGTACCTATTAGTCTTAacccgttaaaaatgtaacaagtgacttttctcatatttacacattaaataccggctagtaataatatcatccaaaatataaatagcctgtacagcattactctaaaatttcatgatcctgcttaaaatgagtaaaaaaatacacgccttttacactttgaatcgctctcctgtaaagttgctgtttttcacatccgacgtttttaatagtcatgggcGAAGTTTtcactaataattataacagtaatacattagcaaaataatttgaagagaaatagcaaaatttttaaggtattttaaaaagataaaagatacaaaacaaatacaccataatattaataatttcgattaGCCAATTCAAAATGTACAAAAAGAATTACAAAAAGGCCAGCATGTAAATAAAAAGGacaggaaaaaaaattattaaaattaaaatatttccatcAGCTTCTGTCGTACAGTCCtcttataaatacttattgAGCAGCCAAAAGGGTCAATGTTTTGTAAGTGTTGATTATAAAAGTGGCATGAACGATGTATGAAGGTgtgtttttaaacggttttatttagctcaccccgtttgttttattttttattcttgggtcaaatttagtaattcaaatttcaccctcttcctgtcaacagattaatctgaaattttgtatacactttggattttggtgacaatacaattatgtttattcattatcattataaattcaagatggccgccgctacaaaatggcggataatttatgttttattaatcccatcaatatgggtatcaaatgaaag includes:
- the LOC123670304 gene encoding uncharacterized protein LOC123670304; its protein translation is MFENKLLAQNGLGWPTSIHVAKGNEVLIKLRENLEDQTTCTVSDPLGLKFDVKSPPSNKYQEWSDGCGVRVRNITLQDGGRWRLTASNSSSKSITGWTEVHVLDNTITTTAPPISLQDGETGTKVELSSLHNAYCVVARPFSESSLVPGNCSVTLDRTTRAVQGNWQIYLGLPGRVTELQANRHVTVQTERLDVGYVRESNNKLHLYCNILHTTKNVTFCRFQRTTSNYGYNVVDGLSDGSHSYYGQGFAFKQCGMTIERPTAQDYGTWRCSVGVQMFVGNQIVQQTPMQALLSIAPTNLARNKRSDDEIRTIFVEEDSPFTITCSSKVSLSYCWFQHPNGTQFTPVPLVGEEQLFWYTGQSLEVGDCGITFAHASSGDDGKWSCYMGPRQSLGVEMSDSVQVRVTGPLAANQKDMQVNIGGNATLYCHTANNRRPLNYCRFLSPTSVGMNIDSSVTPENAILNRFYFTPGRDLNAGDCSLNILSVQEEDIGNWTCAAVVDNEISESSDTIYVYINDNYYNNQYQAGIIGMAVGLSVLVVILIGYVSYKRQWIRWPILKRENTNNYTQERADADAFSLQTRSTSSGNISSASSNDSIYNR